A window of the Tripterygium wilfordii isolate XIE 37 chromosome 12, ASM1340144v1, whole genome shotgun sequence genome harbors these coding sequences:
- the LOC120011022 gene encoding uncharacterized protein LOC120011022 isoform X1 produces MEEYLQYMKTLRSQMNDVEDQAAKISVEEQMQITTIQTMEKDLESAKSETKQLREDGDRMIKVKGQVCSQILDKQRKMACLEFDSSTLSQTLELMQQERVGLSVNLTQKSTYYARVAEDINTRLQQQQEWFTSNMIGRATGEHGTVRSDKQTAKVEGKSGTGNSLVMDENGNDARKNLTAQFDSAQAKLDEIVQMKSKLVMENIKLKQSIDKARRRMKDLKPELLAMDIKTIEDEHKALLSDKSGETEYLQSLQDQIEKLKVNVVSLLLFIYWTFLCFDDMVFAVAKA; encoded by the exons ATGGAGGAGTATTTGCAGTATATGAAGACCCTGCGCTCTCAAATGAACG ATGTGGAGGATCAAGCAGCGAAGATCTCAGTTGAAGAGCAGATGCAGATCACCACCATTCAAACCATGGAAAAAGATCTCGAATCCG CAAAATCTGAAACAAAGCAACTCAGAGAAGACGGTGATCGAATGATAAAGGTGAAAGGCCAAGTATGCTCTCAGATTTTGGACAAACAGAGAAAGATGGCCTGTTTGGAGTTTGATTCATCTACACTTTCTCAG ACATTGGAGCTAATGCAACAAGAAAGAGTCGGCTTGTCTGTCAACCTTACTCAGAAGAG CACTTACTATGCCAGGGTTGCAGAGGATATCAacacaagattacagcaacaacaG GAGTGGTTCACTTCTAACATGATTGGTAGAGCAACAGGAGAGCATGGAACG GTTAGGTCTGATAAGCAAACAGCAAAGGTTGAAG GGAAATCTGGAACTGGAAACAGCCTCGTCATGGATGAGAAT GGCAATGATGCAAGGAAGAACTTAACGGCCCAGTTCGACTCTGCCCAAGCCAAGCTTGATGAAATTGTGCAGATGAAATCCAAACTTGTTATGGAGAACATCAAG CTGAAGCAGTCTATTGACAAAGCGAGGCGTAGAATGAAGGATTTGAAG CCTGAGCTGTTGGCTATGGACATAAAGACCATTGAAGATGAACATAAAGCCCTTTTATCTGACAAATCAGGAGAAACCGAGTATTTGCAGTCCTTGCAGGACCAAATTGAGAAGCTAAAGGTAAATGTGGTTAGTCTCTTGCTTTTTATATATTGgacctttttatgctttgatGACATGGTCTTTGCAGTTGCTAAAGCTTAA
- the LOC120011022 gene encoding uncharacterized protein LOC120011022 isoform X2, giving the protein MEEYLQYMKTLRSQMNDVEDQAAKISVEEQMQITTIQTMEKDLESAKSETKQLREDGDRMIKVKGQVCSQILDKQRKMACLEFDSSTLSQTLELMQQERVGLSVNLTQKSTYYARVAEDINTRLQQQQEWFTSNMIGRATGEHGTVRSDKQTAKVEGKSGTGNSLVMDENGNDARKNLTAQFDSAQAKLDEIVQMKSKLVMENIKLKQSIDKARRRMKDLKPELLAMDIKTIEDEHKALLSDKSGETEYLQSLQDQIEKLKVNVGIDHIIKCACGQEYKVGANFAA; this is encoded by the exons ATGGAGGAGTATTTGCAGTATATGAAGACCCTGCGCTCTCAAATGAACG ATGTGGAGGATCAAGCAGCGAAGATCTCAGTTGAAGAGCAGATGCAGATCACCACCATTCAAACCATGGAAAAAGATCTCGAATCCG CAAAATCTGAAACAAAGCAACTCAGAGAAGACGGTGATCGAATGATAAAGGTGAAAGGCCAAGTATGCTCTCAGATTTTGGACAAACAGAGAAAGATGGCCTGTTTGGAGTTTGATTCATCTACACTTTCTCAG ACATTGGAGCTAATGCAACAAGAAAGAGTCGGCTTGTCTGTCAACCTTACTCAGAAGAG CACTTACTATGCCAGGGTTGCAGAGGATATCAacacaagattacagcaacaacaG GAGTGGTTCACTTCTAACATGATTGGTAGAGCAACAGGAGAGCATGGAACG GTTAGGTCTGATAAGCAAACAGCAAAGGTTGAAG GGAAATCTGGAACTGGAAACAGCCTCGTCATGGATGAGAAT GGCAATGATGCAAGGAAGAACTTAACGGCCCAGTTCGACTCTGCCCAAGCCAAGCTTGATGAAATTGTGCAGATGAAATCCAAACTTGTTATGGAGAACATCAAG CTGAAGCAGTCTATTGACAAAGCGAGGCGTAGAATGAAGGATTTGAAG CCTGAGCTGTTGGCTATGGACATAAAGACCATTGAAGATGAACATAAAGCCCTTTTATCTGACAAATCAGGAGAAACCGAGTATTTGCAGTCCTTGCAGGACCAAATTGAGAAGCTAAAGGTAAATGTG GGAATTGATCACATAATCAAATGTGCATGTGGACAGGAATATAAGGTTGGGGCAAATTTTGCAGCATGA
- the LOC120011022 gene encoding uncharacterized protein LOC120011022 isoform X4 yields the protein MEEYLQYMKTLRSQMNDVEDQAAKISVEEQMQITTIQTMEKDLESAKSETKQLREDGDRMIKVKGQVCSQILDKQRKMACLEFDSSTLSQTLELMQQERVGLSVNLTQKSTYYARVAEDINTRLQQQQEWFTSNMIGRATGEHGTVRSDKQTAKVEGKSGTGNSLVMDENGNDARKNLTAQFDSAQAKLDEIVQMKSKLVMENIKLKQSIDKARRRMKDLKPELLAMDIKTIEDEHKALLSDKSGETEYLQSLQDQIEKLKVNVEYKVGANFAA from the exons ATGGAGGAGTATTTGCAGTATATGAAGACCCTGCGCTCTCAAATGAACG ATGTGGAGGATCAAGCAGCGAAGATCTCAGTTGAAGAGCAGATGCAGATCACCACCATTCAAACCATGGAAAAAGATCTCGAATCCG CAAAATCTGAAACAAAGCAACTCAGAGAAGACGGTGATCGAATGATAAAGGTGAAAGGCCAAGTATGCTCTCAGATTTTGGACAAACAGAGAAAGATGGCCTGTTTGGAGTTTGATTCATCTACACTTTCTCAG ACATTGGAGCTAATGCAACAAGAAAGAGTCGGCTTGTCTGTCAACCTTACTCAGAAGAG CACTTACTATGCCAGGGTTGCAGAGGATATCAacacaagattacagcaacaacaG GAGTGGTTCACTTCTAACATGATTGGTAGAGCAACAGGAGAGCATGGAACG GTTAGGTCTGATAAGCAAACAGCAAAGGTTGAAG GGAAATCTGGAACTGGAAACAGCCTCGTCATGGATGAGAAT GGCAATGATGCAAGGAAGAACTTAACGGCCCAGTTCGACTCTGCCCAAGCCAAGCTTGATGAAATTGTGCAGATGAAATCCAAACTTGTTATGGAGAACATCAAG CTGAAGCAGTCTATTGACAAAGCGAGGCGTAGAATGAAGGATTTGAAG CCTGAGCTGTTGGCTATGGACATAAAGACCATTGAAGATGAACATAAAGCCCTTTTATCTGACAAATCAGGAGAAACCGAGTATTTGCAGTCCTTGCAGGACCAAATTGAGAAGCTAAAGGTAAATGTG GAATATAAGGTTGGGGCAAATTTTGCAGCATGA
- the LOC120011022 gene encoding uncharacterized protein LOC120011022 isoform X3 translates to MEEYLQYMKTLRSQMNDVEDQAAKISVEEQMQITTIQTMEKDLESAKSETKQLREDGDRMIKVKGQVCSQILDKQRKMACLEFDSSTLSQTLELMQQERVGLSVNLTQKSTYYARVAEDINTRLQQQQEWFTSNMIGRATGEHGTVRSDKQTAKVEGKSGTGNSLVMDENGNDARKNLTAQFDSAQAKLDEIVQMKSKLVMENIKLKQSIDKARRRMKDLKPELLAMDIKTIEDEHKALLSDKSGETEYLQSLQDQIEKLKGIDHIIKCACGQEYKVGANFAA, encoded by the exons ATGGAGGAGTATTTGCAGTATATGAAGACCCTGCGCTCTCAAATGAACG ATGTGGAGGATCAAGCAGCGAAGATCTCAGTTGAAGAGCAGATGCAGATCACCACCATTCAAACCATGGAAAAAGATCTCGAATCCG CAAAATCTGAAACAAAGCAACTCAGAGAAGACGGTGATCGAATGATAAAGGTGAAAGGCCAAGTATGCTCTCAGATTTTGGACAAACAGAGAAAGATGGCCTGTTTGGAGTTTGATTCATCTACACTTTCTCAG ACATTGGAGCTAATGCAACAAGAAAGAGTCGGCTTGTCTGTCAACCTTACTCAGAAGAG CACTTACTATGCCAGGGTTGCAGAGGATATCAacacaagattacagcaacaacaG GAGTGGTTCACTTCTAACATGATTGGTAGAGCAACAGGAGAGCATGGAACG GTTAGGTCTGATAAGCAAACAGCAAAGGTTGAAG GGAAATCTGGAACTGGAAACAGCCTCGTCATGGATGAGAAT GGCAATGATGCAAGGAAGAACTTAACGGCCCAGTTCGACTCTGCCCAAGCCAAGCTTGATGAAATTGTGCAGATGAAATCCAAACTTGTTATGGAGAACATCAAG CTGAAGCAGTCTATTGACAAAGCGAGGCGTAGAATGAAGGATTTGAAG CCTGAGCTGTTGGCTATGGACATAAAGACCATTGAAGATGAACATAAAGCCCTTTTATCTGACAAATCAGGAGAAACCGAGTATTTGCAGTCCTTGCAGGACCAAATTGAGAAGCTAAAG GGAATTGATCACATAATCAAATGTGCATGTGGACAGGAATATAAGGTTGGGGCAAATTTTGCAGCATGA
- the LOC120011022 gene encoding uncharacterized protein LOC120011022 isoform X5, whose protein sequence is MEEYLQYMKTLRSQMNDVEDQAAKISVEEQMQITTIQTMEKDLESAKSETKQLREDGDRMIKVKGQVCSQILDKQRKMACLEFDSSTLSQTLELMQQERVGLSVNLTQKSTYYARVAEDINTRLQQQQEWFTSNMIGRATGEHGTVRSDKQTAKVEGKSGTGNSLVMDENGNDARKNLTAQFDSAQAKLDEIVQMKSKLVMENIKLKQSIDKARRRMKDLKPELLAMDIKTIEDEHKALLSDKSGETEYLQSLQDQIEKLKEYKVGANFAA, encoded by the exons ATGGAGGAGTATTTGCAGTATATGAAGACCCTGCGCTCTCAAATGAACG ATGTGGAGGATCAAGCAGCGAAGATCTCAGTTGAAGAGCAGATGCAGATCACCACCATTCAAACCATGGAAAAAGATCTCGAATCCG CAAAATCTGAAACAAAGCAACTCAGAGAAGACGGTGATCGAATGATAAAGGTGAAAGGCCAAGTATGCTCTCAGATTTTGGACAAACAGAGAAAGATGGCCTGTTTGGAGTTTGATTCATCTACACTTTCTCAG ACATTGGAGCTAATGCAACAAGAAAGAGTCGGCTTGTCTGTCAACCTTACTCAGAAGAG CACTTACTATGCCAGGGTTGCAGAGGATATCAacacaagattacagcaacaacaG GAGTGGTTCACTTCTAACATGATTGGTAGAGCAACAGGAGAGCATGGAACG GTTAGGTCTGATAAGCAAACAGCAAAGGTTGAAG GGAAATCTGGAACTGGAAACAGCCTCGTCATGGATGAGAAT GGCAATGATGCAAGGAAGAACTTAACGGCCCAGTTCGACTCTGCCCAAGCCAAGCTTGATGAAATTGTGCAGATGAAATCCAAACTTGTTATGGAGAACATCAAG CTGAAGCAGTCTATTGACAAAGCGAGGCGTAGAATGAAGGATTTGAAG CCTGAGCTGTTGGCTATGGACATAAAGACCATTGAAGATGAACATAAAGCCCTTTTATCTGACAAATCAGGAGAAACCGAGTATTTGCAGTCCTTGCAGGACCAAATTGAGAAGCTAAAG GAATATAAGGTTGGGGCAAATTTTGCAGCATGA
- the LOC120011022 gene encoding uncharacterized protein LOC120011022 isoform X6 produces MWRIKQRRSQLKSRCRSPPFKPWKKISNPTLELMQQERVGLSVNLTQKSTYYARVAEDINTRLQQQQEWFTSNMIGRATGEHGTVRSDKQTAKVEGKSGTGNSLVMDENGNDARKNLTAQFDSAQAKLDEIVQMKSKLVMENIKLKQSIDKARRRMKDLKPELLAMDIKTIEDEHKALLSDKSGETEYLQSLQDQIEKLKVNVVSLLLFIYWTFLCFDDMVFAVAKA; encoded by the exons ATGTGGAGGATCAAGCAGCGAAGATCTCAGTTGAAGAGCAGATGCAGATCACCACCATTCAAACCATGGAAAAAGATCTCGAATCCG ACATTGGAGCTAATGCAACAAGAAAGAGTCGGCTTGTCTGTCAACCTTACTCAGAAGAG CACTTACTATGCCAGGGTTGCAGAGGATATCAacacaagattacagcaacaacaG GAGTGGTTCACTTCTAACATGATTGGTAGAGCAACAGGAGAGCATGGAACG GTTAGGTCTGATAAGCAAACAGCAAAGGTTGAAG GGAAATCTGGAACTGGAAACAGCCTCGTCATGGATGAGAAT GGCAATGATGCAAGGAAGAACTTAACGGCCCAGTTCGACTCTGCCCAAGCCAAGCTTGATGAAATTGTGCAGATGAAATCCAAACTTGTTATGGAGAACATCAAG CTGAAGCAGTCTATTGACAAAGCGAGGCGTAGAATGAAGGATTTGAAG CCTGAGCTGTTGGCTATGGACATAAAGACCATTGAAGATGAACATAAAGCCCTTTTATCTGACAAATCAGGAGAAACCGAGTATTTGCAGTCCTTGCAGGACCAAATTGAGAAGCTAAAGGTAAATGTGGTTAGTCTCTTGCTTTTTATATATTGgacctttttatgctttgatGACATGGTCTTTGCAGTTGCTAAAGCTTAA
- the LOC120011021 gene encoding probable carboxylesterase 18 — protein MRDMSNSQGAQICTDKLSWKTKLGMAIFGFGIRSSVNRSNGTINRFIMSLFDIKSPPTNTPKNGIQSTDVVVDPNRNLWFRLYNPTATDTSLPVIIYFHGGGFAFVSANSIAMDTYCKRLAKQLPAVIISVNYRLTPEHRYPCQYDDGLDVLKFIDSNLNFKGFPANADLNRCFVAGDSAGGNIAHHVTLRACDSNFSSVNIIGLIGLQPFFGGEERTESEIKLVDVPYITIQGTDSLWRMFLPEGSNRDHPAANVSGPNADDISKVAKFPSTIVFVGGFDPLKDWQKRYYEALKRHGKEAYLVEYPNVFHAFYSIPELEESDMLIEEVKRFMEKQSLKVLEGTTK, from the coding sequence ATGAGAGACATGTCCAACTCCCAGGGAGCTCAGATATGCACAGACAAGCTTTCATGGAAGACAAAGCTGGGCATGGCAATATTCGGCTTTGGTATCCGATCCTCCGTCAATCGTTCCAACGGAACCATCAACCGCTTCATCATGAGCCTCTTCGACATCAAGTCACCTCCTACCAACACTCCTAAAAACGGCATCCAATCCACCGATGTCGTTGTTGACCCCAACCGCAACCTCTGGTTCCGCCTCTACAACCCCACTGCCACAGACACAAGCCTCCCAGTTATTATCTACTTCCATGGCGGTGGCTTCGCCTTTGTTTCTGCGAATTCAATAGCCATGGATACTTATTGTAAAAGACTAGCAAAACAACTCCCTGCAGTGATCATCTCGGTCAACTACCGTCTCACGCCAGAGCACCGGTACCCTTGCCAATACGACGACGGACTTGATGTCCTCAAATTCATCGACTCTAATCTAAACTTCAAAGGCTTTCCTGCCAACGCTGATCTCAATCGCTGTTTCGTAGCCGGAGACAGCGCAGGCGGCAACATCGCACATCACGTCACCCTCAGAGCTTGCGACTCTAACTTTTCAAGTGTCAACATCATTGGACTGATTGGCCTACAACCCTTTTTTGGCGGGGAAGAACGGACGGAATCCGAAATTAAGCTGGTGGATGTTCCATATATTACGATTCAGGGCACGGACTCGCTGTGGAGGATGTTCCTGCCAGAAGGATCCAACCGAGACCATCCTGCGGCCAACGTTTCAGGACCAAACGCCGACGACATATCCAAGGTGGCCAAGTTTCCAAGTACAATAGTGTTTGTGGGAGGATTTGATCCACTGAAAGATTGGCAAAAGAGGTACTACGAGGCCTTGAAACGACATGGGAAAGAAGCGTATTTGGTTGAGTATCCCAACGTGTTTCACGCTTTCTATTCAATACCTGAGCTTGAGGAGTCTGATATGTTGATTGAGGAGGTCAAACGCTTCATGGAGAAGCAGTCACTCAAAGTCCTGGAGGGTACGACAAAATAG
- the LOC120011151 gene encoding cytochrome P450 81Q32-like, whose translation MDTLYYLGLSLSVLFLLYKLVFRNKEGKEYKNLPPSPPGALPIVGHFLTLKKPVHEGLFNLCTKYGPILYLRLGPRPALVVGSHEAIEECLTKHDLNFATRPIFLSKKLVTYDFTTLGYTPYGHHWRNLRRLTTLEILSNTRLQMTSYIRVEEVRMLTKNLYQSFFLKAGVAKANMKSFFYMFTFNIVIKMLSGERYFGEDDMGSAKGKGRLEDLMEIFRSSEGVNLSDFFPILRWLPFYRVEKKMMKDHKKRDAFLQGFVEDQRKMRAANPNRVTVKDKRPIIDVLLSLQETDPEFCTDEIIKGIILVMLTAGTDTTAQAATYAAKDLVSHPECLKKAREEIDSVVGSSRLIEDADLNKLPYLNCVVNESLRLGPAAPMPLPHLNMDDCTVGGYDVPKGTMLFVNIWALHRDPKLWEDPYAFKPERFLGFEAGGDQKAGLKFIPFGAGRRQCPGITMGTRVMAIALGTLIQSFDWEKPQGEYENEVIFRPRRALTAALSQL comes from the exons ATGGACACCCTTTACTACTTAGGTCTCTCACTCTCCGTCCTCTTCCTGCTCTACAAACTTGTCTTCCGTAACAAGGAGGGTAAGGAGTACAAGAATCTCCCACCCAGCCCTCCCGGAGCACTTCCCATAGTAGGCCATTTTCTCACCTTGAAGAAACCCGTCCACGAGGGTCTATTCAATCTCTGCACCAAATATGGCCCTATTCTCTATCTTCGATTAGGCCCACGACCCGCCCTTGTTGTCGGCAGCCATGAGGCCATCGAGGAATGTCTCACCAAGCATGACCTCAATTTTGCCACTCGTCCcatctttctctccaaaaagcTCGTCACCTACGACTTCACCACCCTCGGTTACACCCCCTACGGCCACCACTGGCGCAACCTCCGCCGCCTCACCACCCTCGAAATATTGTCTAACACTCGTCTCCAGATGACTTCCTACATCCGGGTGGAGGAGGTCCGGATGCTCACCAAGAATCTCTACCAGAGCTTCTTCCTTAAAGCTGGTGTCGCCAAGGCCAACATGAAGTCTTTCTTCTACATGTTCACCTTTAATATTGTGATCAAGATGCTCTCTGGGGAAAGGTATTTCGGTGAGGATGACATGGGCTCTGCTAAAGGGAAGGGTAGATTGGAGGATCTAATGGAGATATTCCGTTCGAGTGAGGGTGTCAATTTGAGTGATTTCTTCCCAATCTTGAGGTGGTTGCCGTTCTACAGAgtggagaagaagatgatgaaagaCCACAAAAAGAGGGATGCTTTCTTGCAGGGATTCGTTGAGGATCAAAGGAAGATGAGAGCAGCTAATCCTAATCGGGTGACTGTCAAGGACAAGAGACCAATCATCGATGTCCTGTTGTCGTTGCAAGAAACAGATCCTGAATTCTGCACCGACGAGATCATCAAGGGGATTATACTg GTAATGTTAACGGCAGGAACAGACACCACGGCTCAGGCGGCAACGTATGCAGCAAAAGATCTGGTATCACATCCAGAGTGTTTGAAAAAGGCAAGAGAAGAGATTGACTCTGTTGTTGGATCATCCCGTCTCATCGAAGACGCCGATCTCAACAAACTGCCATACCTAAACTGCGTGGTGAATGAGTCACTTCGATTGGGTCCAGCAGCTCCGATGCCACTCCCACATCTCAACATGGACGACTGCACAGTCGGAGGCTACGACGTCCCCAAAGGCACCATGTTGTTCGTCAACATATGGGCGCTGCACAGAGATCCGAAACTGTGGGAGGACCCTTACGCTTTCAAGCCAGAGAGGTTCCTTGGGTTCGAAGCTGGTGGTGATCAGAAAGCCGGGCTGAAGTTCATACCATTCGGGGCAGGAAGAAGACAATGCCCTGGAATCACCATGGGGACCAGAGTGATGGCCATCGCTTTGGGGACATTGATTCAGAGCTTCGATTGGGAAAAGCCACAGGGAGAATACGAGAACGAGGTGATATTCCGCCCTCGTCGCGCTCTCACTGCTGCACTTTCCCAACTCTAA
- the LOC120011432 gene encoding eukaryotic translation initiation factor 2D: MFKKAVEAKSHQRLSGADRKKLKRTIRERFRRASDADIDALLPPKAEITVSKFQNRVHVYGVEGGFPMFFDIDGRRTEIFPTVFALWKAPELVPSFLLKGGEVSRFVIGGADLMFPGISVPAEGLPSFVAGEPWCVKVPGNPAPIAVGSTTLSSAEALKAGLRGKALRITHYYHDSLWESAEGRCVPNAGFLEDVVFEDPSLLSSSQAFDSFEGSIHASIGQQSNISSEEVNEFVDVKDVFGEPNLASTTQHEPKNDAAEQIIKDVGDVKLIDSVAVGEPNVEEQHILSVEDVDAYLDKCLLQALHTTVKDKDLPMPGSTLWSNHVLPCRPSGITLDVKKSSHKKLSKWLQAKSSVGLISVKEDKYKKEVVLFSINRNHPDYMSFKPEKRRVEKNDQAGDHASSGGLLYKMLEVAEIYKPSVHVNPIFASVGADTGKLYSASEASEIVFEYIEKGNLVKPTNKSVVVLDPTLCDALFKGAIKKGSTYPTEIHKKDLGPTFISRMQAHHIVTRGNESAVRKGSLKALQIVTERRQGNKKVTKVSGVETFLIDAEALATELQKKFACSTTVAELPGKKGLEVLIQGGVIEEVGKYLIEQYGIPKRYIEVLDKTKK, translated from the exons ATGTTCAAAAAGGCCGTGGAGGCTAAATCCCACCAGAGGCTGTCTGGTGCGGACAGGAAGAAGCTCAAAAGAACCATCAGAGAGAGGTTCCGTAGAGCCTCTGATGCTGATATCGACGCGTTATTGCCGCCTAAG GCTGAGATAACTGTCTCAAAGTTCCAAAATCGAGTCCACGTATATGGAGTGGAAGGTGGCTTTCCTATGTTCTTCGATATCGATGGCCGACGCACAGAAATATTCCCCACAG TGTTTGCTCTCTGGAAGGCCCCTGAACTCGTCCCTTCTTTTTTGCTGAAGGGAGGTGAGGTTTCTCGATTTGTCATTGGAGGCGCAGATTTAATGTTCCCTGGAATCAGTGTACCTGCCGAAGGTTTGCCTTCATTTGTAGCTGGGGAACCATGGTGTGTAAAAGTTCCTGGCAATCCTGCACCCATTGCA GTTGGGTCTACTACTCTGAGCAGTGCAGAAGCATTGAAAGCCGGTTTGCGTGGAAAGGCTTTAAGGATAACTCACTATTATCACGACTCCCTGTG GGAGTCAGCTGAGGGACGGTGTGTACCAAATGCAGGCTTTCTTGAGGATGTTGTCTTCGAGGATCCTTCTTTGTTGTCATCAAGTCAAGCTTTTGATTCATTTGAAGGTTCTATTCATGCTTCCATTGGTCAACAAAGTAACATCAGCAGTGAAGAAGTTAATGAATTTGTGGATGTAAAGGATGTCTTTGGTGAACCAAATCTGGCTTCCACAACACAACACGAGCCGAAAAATGATGCTGCAGAACAAATAATTAAAGATGTGGGTGATGTTAAGTTGATAGATAGTGTTGCTGTTGGTGAACCAAATGTTGAGGAGCAGCATATTTTATCTGTGGAGGATGTGGATGCCTATTTGGACAAATGCCTTTTGCAAGCCTTGCACACAACAGTGAAGGATAAAGACCTTCCGATGCCAGGAAGTACGCTATG GTCAAACCATGTATTACCTTGCAGGCCTTCAGGCATTACTTTGGATGTCAAGAAATCATCCCACAAGAAATTGTCAAAATGGTTGCAAGCTAAATCATCCGTAGGACTG ATTTCTGTGAAAGAAGACAAATACAAAAAGGAAGTTGTTTTGTTTTCCATCAACCGCAATCACCCAGACTACATGTCTTTCAAGCCAGAGAAACGGCGAGTGGAGAAGAATGATCAGGCTGGTGATCATGCTTCTAGTGGAGGTCTGTTGTATAAAATGCTTGAAGTGGCGGAGATTTATAAGCCAAGTGTGCATGTGAATCCCATATTTGCATCTGTTGGGGCTGATACAGGGAAACTCTATAGTGCTTCGGAAGCCTCTGAAATTGTCTTTGAATACATTGAGAAAGGAAATCTGGTTAAGCCAACAAACAAGTCCGTTGTGGTTTTGGATCCGACTTTATGTGATGCATTGTTCAAGGGGGCCATTAAAAAAGGATCAACATACCCAACGGAGATCCATAAGAAAGATCTAGGACCAACTTTCATAAGCCGGATGCAAGCACACCACATTGTGACCAGAGGAAACGAGTCTGCTGTTCGCAAGGGTTCTCTAAAAGCATTGCAGATTGTGACAGAGCGACGGCAAGGTAACAAGAAGGTGACAAAAGTGTCAGGTGTAGAAACGTTCTTGATTGACGCTGAAGCCTTGGCCACAGAACTGCAGAAAAAGTTTGCTTGCAGCACAACAGTTGCTGAACTTCCAG GTAAGAAAGGGCTTGAGGTTCTAATCCAGGGTGGTGTGATTGAAGAAGTGGGAAAATATCTGATTGAACAGTATGGTATCCCGAAGAGATACATTGAGGTTCTTGATAAAACAAAGAAATGA